One stretch of Pseudomonas fluorescens Q2-87 DNA includes these proteins:
- a CDS encoding ATP phosphoribosyltransferase regulatory subunit: MATVDRWLLPDGIEEVLPPEAARIEVARRQVLDLFQSWGYEFVVTPHIEYLESLLTGAGQDLDLRTFKVIDPQSGRQMGFRADITPQVARIDAHTLRREGPSRLCYAGSVLHAQPRALSSSRSPIQLGAELYGDASPSSDVEVISLMLAMLQLADVPDVHMDLGHVGIYRGLARAAGLSGEVEQQLFDALQRKAIDEVISLTEGLPADLSGMLRALVDLCGGRDVLAAARERLANAPAPVLAALDDLLAIAERLSVRFPELPLYFDLGELRGYHYHTGVVFAVFVPGVGQSIAQGGRYDDIGADFGRARPATGFSTDLKTLVTLGRAEIELPSGGIWMPDSTDAALWQAVCQLRSEGQRVVQALPGQPLAAAREADCDRQLIQQNGLWQVLPLAS, translated from the coding sequence ATGGCAACGGTAGACCGCTGGCTGCTGCCAGATGGCATCGAAGAAGTACTGCCACCGGAAGCTGCGCGTATTGAAGTTGCGCGTCGGCAGGTGTTGGATCTGTTCCAGAGCTGGGGGTACGAGTTCGTCGTCACCCCGCATATCGAGTACCTGGAATCCCTGCTGACCGGCGCGGGCCAGGACCTGGACTTGCGCACCTTCAAGGTCATCGACCCGCAATCGGGTCGGCAGATGGGCTTTCGTGCAGACATTACGCCGCAAGTGGCGCGCATCGACGCCCACACCCTGCGCCGCGAAGGCCCTAGCCGCCTGTGCTACGCCGGCAGTGTGCTGCACGCCCAGCCGCGCGCCTTGTCATCTTCGCGCAGCCCGATCCAGCTGGGTGCGGAGCTGTATGGCGACGCCAGCCCGAGCAGCGACGTAGAAGTCATCAGCCTGATGTTGGCCATGCTGCAACTGGCCGACGTGCCGGATGTCCACATGGACCTGGGGCATGTCGGCATTTATCGCGGCCTGGCCCGTGCGGCCGGTTTGTCTGGCGAAGTGGAGCAACAACTGTTCGATGCGTTGCAACGCAAGGCCATCGACGAAGTCATCAGCCTGACCGAAGGCCTGCCAGCAGACCTGTCGGGCATGCTGCGGGCCCTGGTTGATCTGTGCGGCGGTCGTGACGTGCTGGCGGCAGCCCGCGAGCGCCTGGCCAATGCTCCGGCGCCTGTGCTGGCGGCGCTGGACGATTTGCTGGCGATTGCCGAGCGGTTGTCGGTGCGTTTCCCCGAGCTGCCGCTGTATTTCGACCTGGGTGAGTTGCGCGGTTATCACTACCACACCGGTGTGGTGTTCGCGGTGTTCGTTCCCGGTGTGGGGCAGTCCATCGCCCAGGGCGGCCGTTATGACGATATCGGTGCCGACTTCGGTCGTGCCCGTCCGGCAACTGGCTTCTCTACCGATTTGAAAACCCTGGTGACCCTGGGGCGTGCTGAAATCGAGCTACCGTCTGGCGGTATCTGGATGCCTGACAGTACGGATGCGGCACTCTGGCAGGCGGTCTGCCAGTTGCGCAGTGAGGGTCAGCGTGTCGTCCAGGCCTTGCCTGGGCAACCTTTGGCCGCCGCCCGTGAAGCGGACTGCGACCGGCAATTGATTCAGCAGAACGGGCTTTGGCAAGTATTGCCGCTGGCTTCTTGA
- the hflK gene encoding FtsH protease activity modulator HflK, translating into MAWNEPGGNSNNQDPWGGKRRNNGDRKGPPDLDEAFRKLQESLNGLFGGGKKRGDDGSGRPGKGGGFGLLGIGLVVLAAIWLYSAVYVVDEQEQAVVLRFGKYYETVGPGLNIYFPPIDQKYMENVTRERAYTKQGQMLTEDENIVEVPLTVQYKITNLQDFVLNVDQPEVSLQHATESALRHVVGSTAMDQVLTEGRELMASEIKERLQRFLDTYRTGITVTQVNVQSAAAPREVQEAFDDVIRAREDEQRSRNQAETYANGVVPEARGQAQRIIEDANGYRDEVVSRAKGEADRFTKLVVEYRKAPEVTRQRLYLDTMQEVFSNTSKVLVTGNKNGQSNLLYLPLDKMVESGRNTSTPPTSAAAASNEANARAAADLQQQQARTRESR; encoded by the coding sequence ATGGCTTGGAATGAGCCGGGTGGCAACTCGAATAATCAGGATCCCTGGGGTGGCAAGCGTCGTAACAACGGCGACCGCAAGGGGCCGCCCGATCTCGACGAGGCCTTCCGAAAGCTGCAGGAAAGCCTGAACGGTTTGTTCGGTGGTGGTAAGAAACGCGGTGACGATGGCAGCGGTCGTCCGGGCAAGGGCGGCGGTTTCGGCCTGCTCGGCATCGGTCTCGTCGTGCTCGCGGCTATTTGGCTGTACAGCGCGGTATATGTCGTGGACGAGCAGGAGCAGGCCGTGGTGCTGCGCTTCGGCAAGTACTACGAGACGGTTGGTCCGGGCCTGAATATCTATTTCCCGCCGATCGACCAGAAGTACATGGAAAACGTCACGCGTGAGCGGGCGTATACCAAGCAAGGCCAGATGCTGACCGAAGACGAGAACATCGTCGAGGTGCCGCTGACCGTGCAATACAAGATCACCAACCTGCAGGACTTCGTGCTGAACGTCGACCAGCCGGAAGTCAGCCTGCAGCATGCAACTGAAAGCGCCTTGCGCCATGTGGTGGGTTCCACTGCCATGGACCAGGTGCTGACCGAAGGCCGGGAACTGATGGCCAGCGAAATCAAGGAGCGCCTGCAGCGTTTCCTCGATACCTATCGCACCGGTATCACCGTTACCCAGGTCAACGTCCAGAGCGCTGCTGCACCGCGTGAGGTCCAGGAAGCCTTCGACGACGTGATCCGTGCCCGTGAAGACGAGCAGCGCTCGCGCAACCAGGCCGAAACCTATGCCAACGGCGTCGTGCCGGAAGCCCGTGGCCAGGCCCAGCGCATCATCGAAGATGCCAATGGTTACCGCGACGAAGTCGTTTCCCGTGCCAAGGGTGAGGCTGACCGCTTCACCAAGCTGGTGGTCGAGTATCGCAAGGCCCCTGAAGTGACCCGCCAACGTCTGTACCTGGACACCATGCAGGAAGTCTTCAGCAATACCAGCAAGGTCCTCGTGACCGGCAACAAGAACGGCCAGAGCAATCTGCTGTACTTGCCGCTGGACAAGATGGTCGAGAGCGGTCGCAACACCAGCACGCCGCCGACCAGCGCGGCAGCCGCCAGCAATGAAGCCAATGCCCGTGCGGCGGCGGACTTGCAGCAACAGCAAGCACGTACCAGGGAGAGTCGCTGA
- the hflC gene encoding protease modulator HflC, which translates to MSNKSLIALIVGVVVAIAAWNCFYIVAQTERAVLLQFGRVVQADVQPGLHVKVPYVNKVRKFDARLMTLDAPTQRFLTLEKKAVMVDAYAKWRVKDAERFYTATSGLKQIADERLSRRLESGLRDQFGKRTLHEVVSGERDALMADITRSLNTMAEKELGIEVVDVRVKAIDLPKEVNRSVFERMSTEREREAREHRAKGNELAEGIRADADRQRRVLLAEAYRESEEVRGDGDAQAASIYAKAYGQDQEFYAFYRSLRAYRESFANKSDVMVLDPSSDFFHYLEKAKP; encoded by the coding sequence ATGAGCAATAAATCGCTGATCGCCCTTATTGTCGGTGTCGTCGTGGCGATCGCTGCCTGGAACTGCTTCTACATCGTGGCTCAGACCGAGCGCGCGGTGTTGCTGCAATTCGGTCGCGTGGTCCAGGCTGATGTCCAGCCGGGGCTGCATGTGAAGGTGCCGTACGTCAACAAGGTGCGCAAGTTCGATGCTCGCCTGATGACGCTGGATGCACCGACGCAACGCTTCCTGACGCTGGAAAAGAAAGCCGTGATGGTCGACGCCTACGCCAAGTGGCGCGTCAAGGACGCCGAGCGCTTCTACACCGCGACGTCCGGTCTCAAGCAGATCGCCGACGAGCGTCTGTCCCGTCGCCTGGAGTCGGGCCTGCGTGACCAGTTCGGTAAGCGCACGTTGCATGAGGTGGTATCCGGTGAGCGTGATGCGCTCATGGCCGACATCACCCGTTCGCTGAATACGATGGCGGAGAAAGAGCTGGGTATCGAAGTGGTCGATGTCCGGGTCAAGGCCATCGACTTGCCGAAGGAAGTGAACCGCAGCGTGTTCGAGCGCATGAGCACCGAACGTGAGCGTGAAGCCCGCGAGCACCGCGCCAAGGGTAACGAGCTGGCCGAAGGCATCCGTGCCGACGCCGATCGCCAACGCCGTGTGCTGCTGGCCGAAGCCTACCGTGAATCGGAAGAGGTCCGTGGTGATGGTGATGCCCAGGCCGCTTCGATCTACGCCAAGGCCTACGGCCAGGACCAGGAGTTCTACGCGTTCTACCGTAGCCTGCGCGCCTACCGCGAAAGCTTTGCGAACAAATCCGACGTCATGGTCCTGGACCCAAGCAGCGACTTCTTCCATTACCTGGAAAAGGCCAAGCCTTGA